In the Drosophila takahashii strain IR98-3 E-12201 chromosome 3R, DtakHiC1v2, whole genome shotgun sequence genome, one interval contains:
- the LOC108060426 gene encoding uncharacterized protein, with product MEDSGIDSEDRQSNIYEDGAAGLLKTASGAPKHMSDLEFEVAFRGAGKVYAPTTIEIDEEEEATGGGGRGHEPPNTCRILQRKLELKVERARRNYTQFQEEQATKTQSSTLIPINRLPIPGEPEHKPLVDYKSESSDEAEEISFFPAQLKRSKRRQQNHELTDTFSIQEMTIDSDLESDDSAGTQNLELLLPSMKTTILDKFKGCFGCWRRR from the exons atggaGGACAGCGGCATCGACAGCGAGGACAGGCAATCCAATATATACGAGGATGGGGCAGCGGGACTGCTG AAAACGGCCAGCGGAGCACCCAAACATATGTCGGATCTGGAGTTTGAGGTGGCATTCAGGGGTGCCGGCAAGGTTTATGCCCCCACGACCATAGAAATCGATGAAGAGGAGGAAGCGACCGGAGGAGGCGGTCGAGGCCATGAGCCACCCAACACCTGCCGCATACTGCAGCGCAAACTGGAGCTGAAGGTCGAGCGTGCCCGGCGGAATTACACTCAGTTTCAGGAGGAGCAG GCCACCAAGACGCAATCGTCCACTCTGATACCGATCAATCGACTTCCCATTCCTGGCGAACCGGAACACAAGCCCCTGGTGGACTACAAATCCGAGAGCAGCGATGAGGCCGAGGAGATCTCCTTCTTTCCGGCCCAACTGAAGCGGTCCAAGCGACGGCAGCAGAACCACGAACTGACTGATACCTTCAGCATACAGGAAATGACCATTGACTCGGATCTGGAGTCGGACGACAGTGCTGGCACCCAGAATCTCGAGCTCCTGCTGCCCTCCATGAAGACGACCATTTTGGACAAGTTCAAGGGCTGTTTCGGATGCTGGCGGCGCAGGTAA